Proteins from a genomic interval of Streptococcus oralis:
- a CDS encoding YneF family protein produces MDLLLAVILIVLAFLGGALGGMYLVRKQIEKEFADNPRLNAEAVRALLSANGQKPSEAKVQQVYHQIIRQQKAALANNKKK; encoded by the coding sequence ATGGATTTACTTTTAGCAGTTATCTTGATTGTGCTAGCTTTTCTAGGAGGAGCTCTTGGAGGTATGTATTTGGTTCGTAAGCAGATCGAAAAAGAATTTGCTGACAACCCACGTTTGAACGCTGAGGCAGTTCGTGCTCTCTTGAGCGCAAATGGTCAAAAACCAAGCGAAGCCAAGGTTCAACAAGTTTACCACCAAATCATCCGTCAACAAAAAGCAGCCCTTGCTAACAATAAAAAGAAATAA